The Aptenodytes patagonicus chromosome 18, bAptPat1.pri.cur, whole genome shotgun sequence genome includes the window AACAGCACAGCATGCTCACCGGAAAGGGACCGAGACGTACCGATCCCCACTGCCTGCCTGGTTCTCCTTGCTTTGCCCTTGTCACAGGGAGCAGAGCTTAAATTCTGACTAGTCAAGCTAAATCCCCTCATTCctggagaacaagtctgttgTGGGGGAAGGGAGGTGACAACGGATGGGTTCAACTCTCTCCTTGTACAAAACTGGAGCAGATGTCTTCAGCCGAGTATTCTGGCTTCGCACAAAGCAGCTCTTTGAATTCCAGGGACAGCAGAGACTCTCTGAAGGTAAAACCtgtctcttcctttgcttttgcaggtgGATTCTGGAAATCTGGGATCATTAACGAACATCTCATTGATTTTGTTGTGCCCTTCCTCCCATTGAAGCGCCACCACGTAAAGCAGTGCGTCGTCGGCGAACTTGTCCAGCAAGGCCTCGAAGTGCGTCCGGGTGTTGTCCAGGAGGTGGCTGACAGCATCCCCTACTTcccagaagaagagaaaatattctcATCAACAGGCTGCAAAACAGTGGCCTCCCGGATCAGTTTTTTCTTCTAGTCCCTGGCGAGGGCCTTGCTCAGATCCATCGGGGATGTATACGGAGCTGTAAAGCGGCAGAGCCCAGGGCTGGCGCGATGAGCAGTGGGAGCTGCGTGTTCCCTCTCGGCAGCACAAGCGGTCTCCTGCTGAACTCGTCCCTCCAGCCCCAAGGAGGCCGCTGCAGGATGCGGGACCAAGTGCAAGTGATGTGATTTAAAGCACTTTACTGATTTACCCTTGGCCAGGTGAGGGTGGATACAACCAGCCCGGCGCACCACCCAAGACATCCGTGACAAAGGGAAGAGGCTAAGAGGTCCTGCAGTGTCAGGGAAGTTTCTCACCCTGTCacagcagcacccacctgcagctctcccctctcctggCACCTACTGATATCCAACACATCAAGATTCTGAGCCCACAGAAGAATATTTCTTTCCTACAGCATTTTAACAGGTTTTTAGAACCTTTTGAAGCGTGGCTGTGCCTCAGCTTCTTGGTACCACGTGACAGTGCTGGTGCTGACTCCTGCAGCGCTGGCCTGTGAACGCCTTCAACATTgcagcaaaattttcttttcaaggaaGTTTTAGAGCCAACTTCTTTCCAGCTTCCTTTCACTGTGAATAGGTGCTGGTAGGGACCAGCTTCACCATCAACAAGCGTGGGGGGGTAATGTGGGAGATGGCAACACCTGATCTGCCAAGAGCCAGGTTCTTCCTACCACCCCCTTGTCCATCGTTCCCTTAAGGTCCAAAGGATTTCCCTGCAGCAAAccaggaaaacaacaacaacaacaaagacttCTCGCTTGTTTTACTAGCTACAAAAAGTTTCAGTCCTACCTCCAGGGGAGCCTATAGTGCTACTAACGGTTTTGAAAATTCCTTTTATTCAGCGATGACTTCTACAGCAGGCTGAGAGTTGGTGCTATGAGCTGTTGAGCCTCTTGTACATCCTTCTGCTGGTCAGACCTTGCAGGCTTTGGCTGGGCCAGCGTCCGTTCAGCTTCTGGGGAGTGTCACTTACAACGGGGGACCTGCGGACAATTTAGAGAAGATTAGTGCTCCACACTAGCAAGCATGGGGTGCACAGCATTAAAACCTTTGCCCGGGTTTTAATCTCCTCTGGGCAGTCAGTTATGGCAAAACAGGTCAGAGGAACCAGAATCATTCGCTCTCTAGGAACAAACTGCCCAAGGGATGGGTGCAGGTTCACTTCCCAAAGCTCCCGATGCTCCGCTCAGGCCCTGTGCTGAAATGAGCTGCCAGCGCTTGGGACCATTCCAGCTCCAGGGCCGGAGCTTTGGAGGCAGCAATTTTAGACAACACCCAAATGCTGCCCAGGAGCTGGCCCACAGACAGACCCAAAAATTCTGCCTCTACAAATGCATAACATTTTtggaaatttcaaaataaatcttttatgaaataaatggTTGGGAAACAGTCTTTTACTTGGATTCCTGACTGCAGCTAGTGCGGAAGGACTTGGAAGGTTTGCAGTTGCATGGGAACAGCTGCCTGATGCGATGGGACTTCGGGGATTTAGCGGCACAGAGCTCGTGCTCTCCAACTAGGTAACTGGAAACAAGACAGCAGCCTTTCCCTGGGGAGGAGGCGAAACGGCAGTAGCTGGGCCAGACATCCTCCGCAGAGAAGCCAGTGTAGATCCAGGAAGGCCACTGGGTCTCTCTGCCCCAGCGGCACTTTTCCCCCCACTGCAGAGCGCATCTCTGGGTCTCAACACCACGTTCGTAGGGCTAGTGCCAGCGCAGCAGGAGGTGGGAACCACGTCACCTCCTACCCAGGGAGAGTCGCTTTGCGAAGCCTGCCTGGTGGCCCCGCACACGGGGAGCTGAGGGCTGAGACGAGGTGCTGGACAGGCGCAGTAGCAGACCAGCCGTTTCTGCAGCAGCTATCGCTGCTGCTCCGCACGCTGGCTGGGTGCGAGATCCaagcctgcagcccctgctgctgcaCCCCGGGCTTGCTCACCCGAGTCGCTGTCCCTCAGACAGCTCCTAGTCCCGTGGGCAGCCCTGCGCCCTCAGGCACCGCTTCCTTCCGATCAGCCTCCAGTGCCATCAGCAGCCTGGGGACATGTGCCAGTGCAAAGGCAATGCTATGGGCCTGCAGCAACCCCCCAAAGCAATCCTTTATCTGGGAGGGCTGAAAAGGAGTGAGATGCCTGCTTGGAACAAGGTTCCCAGGCCAAGTGTAGACATCCAGCAACCCACCATCACCTTTTAGGAGCAAAAAAGGGGCAAAATCCACCTTTGCCAGCACAAGTACTTCAGCAGTGAGCTCTGAAACATGCCACTGCGCTCCAGAGCAAACGAAACCCTCGCACTCGGGATTTGAGCAACCCCCCTTTGGAGTGGGCAGCACTAGTGGGCTAATGCCCAAGACAAACTACCCCCCAGCATGCACCTATTGCTGCTGTCACACCAGGTGACATCAGCCGAAATGGTGAGTTCTGGGGGGGCTCTGAAGCGTTTTCTCCAAGGTTTCTTGGGCAAGGCATCCAGTCTCGCTCCTCAGGACAGCACAGACAGTCTGTCTTGGAAAGAGGTAGCATACGAGGGTAAGGATCTGTACCTTGCCATCTGTGGAGTCGAGCCACAGACTTAGGGCGGCATCCTCCTTCATGCTCTCCACCCTCCTCAGGCACAGGCGGGCCCTGGCCCGGCACAGGTAGTACAGCAGTTTCTGGGGCTCATGCTCAATGGCCGCGGAGAAGCAAGCTTCTGCCTGCTGGTACTGCCTGCGAGGGGACAGGAGAGCACGCTCGGCAGCCTGGCTTGCTGCCGGCCCTGGGACAGACCACACCAACCCGCCTGCTCACCTTGCCACCGAGTCCTGCTGGCCCTGCTCGTGCAGTGCCGCTGCAACCCGTCTCCGCACAACGCGGTCCCCCAGGCTCAGCTCCAGCACCTGCTGGTAATCTGCAAGCGCATAGGCCAGCTCCCCCAGGCGAAGGAAGCAGTCCGCAGCAAGGCAGCGTCGGCGTCTCGGTTAAATGAGAgcggctgggggctggctgccacCCCCGGGCTTTGTCTGGAGCTCTCCGTGCCAGTGGGAAACACGCACGGCACGTGTCCAGCCCACCCCAGCCACAAAAATTTCAGCGTCATTAGCCAAGAGCTCTGAGCTCCGCCAGGCAGGAGACACAGCCCAGTCTGGAAGAGAACAGCCATTCCCAGCCATGCCTCAGGACAGGCCACGTGGGGAGGAAGCCGAACCACCAGTGGTAAATCCCAGCTCCTGGTACCTCTCCCCGCTGCTGAAACCATTCAGATGGGCACAGCTGTGAACAGGGGTCAGGACCAAGGGACAACCCAGGGGCCCTACTGCCCACTTCAGCCATCACTCCCTAACGCAGGACCCCAGTACAGGGCCTTCCCCTGCACATGCTCAATGCACgagtgcagctgctgctgtccgACACCCCAGCCCTGTCCATGCACCACTGccctcaccctggggaccccGTTGCaatccccagcccagctgcttgcCTCCTCTGTTTACATAGAGCCCCTTCTCCCGCCTCTCGTCCCGCAGAGCCTCGCCAAGGAGCATCACAGCCTCATCGAATCGGCTCAGGGCATAGCAGTGCACGGCACAGTCATTGTAGGCGACTGCCAGCTGCCACCAAGCCTCCTGGGCCTCCGGGGCCCCCCTGGCCCCCAGCTCCCTCGCCCTGGCTAAGTCCTTGCGGGCTGCACTGAAGTCCTTGAGCCGCCGGAGGAGGGCCCCCCTGTGACACAGGGACAGAGATAGGAGAGCTCAGAGGTGGATGGGGCCAACCGGCCGCGGTGACACTCTCACTACCTGAGGGTGAAAAATTCGGCAGCTGAGGGGTCACTCTCAATGGCGAAGCTGATCTTGAGTAGGGCCCCACGCAGGTTCCCGCACAGGGCCTTGGACACCACCTTGGCTTTGGCCTCCTGGCCTCGTCTCAGCAGCCTCCACCTCAGGGCCTGGGCAGCTCCGTGCTGtggctgcagctccagggcccaTCGGATATCCTGGTGACACAGGGCCAGCTGCCCAGGGAGGGTGCTGGCACTTCCTAGCACATCCCCAGCCTCCAGGAGGGGCAGCAGGGCCCTTTGGGGACCAGAGCGGCTGTACCTGCCCAAAGCATTCATAGAAGGAGGCATGGAGCACGTACACATCAGGGTTCCTCGCGTCCTCCTCCAGGTCTCTGTTGAGCATTTGGAGACATTCTGGGAACTTGTTGAGAGCCGCAAGACACACGATGCTGCAAGAGGAGACGGGCAAGGCTGGAGGCAgcccacagcagggccagccctgccGGACAGCCTAGCGCTGCCCTGGCTTTACCTCCTCTGGTGAAACACCCTGCGGTgaggctgcagctcagctgcccGCGTGAAGGCCTCCAGGGCCTCGCAGTAGAGCTCCTGGTCAAGCAGACATCGGCCCTGCAGGGAAGCCCTGTCAGCCTGGCCACAGGCCGGGGCTGCAGACAGAGGAAGGGGAGCGGTGGCTGACCTGCAGGTCAAGGACAAGGGCCAGgagagccaggcagggctgctcccatGCAGGCACCAGCGTGAGCACCTTCCTGAAGTTCAGCATGGCCGACTGGAAGTCGCAGAGCTGGAGGAAGGCCTCTGCCCACTGCTCATACCACGGACAACCACGGTacagctctgcctgtaccacAGACAACCCTCAGCCCACgctggcccagcccagccctgctcaaACTACCTAGGATCAGCCTGGTGAGAGGTTAACAGCATCCTGAAGCCAGATGCCAGTGTGAGAGCCAGCCTTcatgctgctgcctcccttctcCGGCTCCCAGCCTAGTGCATCCCTAGCCCTCTGGGGACCCTTTACCCTCTGCGGATCCAGGTTGATGGCTTTCGAATAGCAGGTGATGGCTTCTTCCCACTGGCCACAGGAGGAGAAGTCCAGCCCTTTCTGCCAGCTGTGGAGGGGAAAAGAGCTATGAGCGAAGCCCAATGACATGCTGCTGGACTGGGGGACTGTCAACACAGCCTTGGAAGAAAGCTCTGCTCCGCTGGCAGGGCCAAGAGCCACCCAGGGCTGGAGGAAGGTGAGGGATCATGTATCCCCCCCCATCCAGCCAAAGGCCGCTGTGACGGTGTGAGGGGGAACGTAAAACATGGGGCACAGCCCCGGGCACTTACTGCTCCTGCACCCTGCCCCGCACAACTGCGGGCAGGGACCCCGCTTCCCTCGGCGACCCGACGCCACGCAGACACTGGCTGGGCCCGAAGACCCTCCGCGGGGACCGctcccagccttcccccagctgctcctcCGGCACCGCCGTGGCAAACAGCCCCCCCGACCTCCATCCCCCTCCCGCCTCAGGGACCGTTCCCAGGCCGCGGCTCCTAGTAACCCCACAGCTCGCCCTGGCTGCGCtcccccgtccctgccccagccGCCCCGCTTGGCTGGCCCTCTgcgggggaaggggcggggggggggggaggccgcgGCCGGCGGAGCCCCGAGGCTTTACCACAGCGGCGGCCACGGCCCCTGCGTAGGCGGAGCGCGGCCCGCCTCACGCCACAGCCCCGGGCCCGCCCTGCCGCCCGCAAGCAAGATGGCGGCGCTGCCCGTAAGCAAgatggcggcggggcggggccgggccatTGGCGGCGCGCGGGCGTGACGTCAGGGGGGAAGGGAGCACGCGGCGCGATGCTGGCGGCGGAGCTGGCGGGGCGCGCGCGACCGCTCGTCAGCCGGGCGGGGCCGCGCGTCATGGTGGGGccgaggggcggggccgggcttgaggggagggaggggagcggggccgaggggaccggggggagcggggctgaggggagcggggccgaggggaccggggggagcggggctgaaGGGACCGGGGGGAGTGgagctgaggggagcggggccgagcgGACGGGGGCCGAGGGGACCGGGGGGAGCGGGTCTGAGAGAACAGGGGCTGAGGGGACCGGGACTGAAGGGACCGGGGGGAGTGgagctgaggggagcggggccgaggggaccggggggagcggggctgagaGAACAGGGGCTGAGGGGACCGGGGCTGAAGGGACCGGGGGGAGTGgagctgaggggagcggggccgaggGGATGGGgaccggggggagcggggctgaggggagcggggccgaggGGACCGGGGGTATCGGGGCtgaggggagcagggctgaggggaCCGGGGGTATCGGGGCtgaggggagcagggctgaggggaCCGGGGGTATCGGGGATGAGGGgaccggggggagcggggctgagaGAACAGGGGCTGAGGAGACCCGGCCTGCCGGGGGGAGCGCAGGGGGATCGGGGCTGAGGGGATGGAGGCTGAGGGGTCTGTGCGGAGCGGGTCTGAggggtgctgggtgggggggaATCAGGCCCGTGGAGGGGCCAGGGACCTCATGGCAGCCCGGCAGAGCCCTGTTGACacccggcgggcaggtggccggCCTGGGCAACTACGGGCTGTGGGGGACGCGGCACAGCGTGGGCATGGCGGTGCTGGACCGGCTAGCCCGGCAGCTGGCGGTGGCCGAGGGCTGGCGAGCAGACAGGCAGTGCTGCGCCGACGTGGCCCTggccacagcctgcagcctggagctgttGCTGCTCAAGCCGCGGAGGTTCATGAACCTCAACGGGCTCAGCGTTGCCAGTGCCGGTGAGTGGCTCGGTCACCCCCGAAGCCTGCTGTGCCACCGGGCCCTGTGATGGCCCTGCTgtccctctgctcagctctgcagggTCAGGGCCTGGTGAGTCTGTCTCCCCCTCATTTCTTGttgtatttctgtttccaaagCTGAGATCTACAACCTCCACCCAGAAGACATTTACCTGGTTCATGACGACCTGGACAAGGCCCTGGGCAAGGTGGCGATCAAGCTGGGAGGCAGTGCAAGGTATGGAGTGGCCCCAGCTCTCTGGTTGTGTCAGCTGGTTCGAGGTCTTGCTGTGCCCTTACAGGCGCATGGGCCATTCCTGGCCCTGTCCCACCAGCCTGGTGGTGTTTTCAGCCCGAGCGCCAGCCCTGGGCTCGATCCCAGTTGCAGAACCAACAGCCGGCTGTTTGGGCAGCCTCCCGGTTTCTGCCCTGGCAGGAAGGGCAGGGAGCCTCCTGGAAGCAGCTGTGGGCTGGATCCAGCCCATCGGCTGCAGCACACGGGCTTTTTATAGCACTCTGCCTGCCCCAGCGCCAGCTCCTGGGTCAGCCTTGGGACATTTAACCTAGGAAATCTTCCACTGCgggccagggcagagctggtACTGGGCCACGGCGCTCAGTCACGTGCACCAGCTGCAGCAAGAGCTGAGATGCACAGAACGTGCTGTCCCAGCCCTGCTTCCCCTCAtcctccccagccagctgctctcagccccaggggctggatgttcctgcagagccagggcatGGGGGCTGCAGGCCTGGCTGGGACCACATCCCTGAGACCCTGCAGTGAGAGACCCTGAGACCAtacccggggagggggggtgtctcTGACAGACTAATGGTgggttttctccttctctcccaaGGGGACACAACGGGGTCCGATCCTGCATCAGTGCTCTGCACTCCAATGTGAGTGGGCCTCAGTGGAAAGGGATCAATCCTGCCCCCACCTCAGTGCATGGCTTGTCATCCCCCCACTCCCATTCTTCCGACTCCCCTCAGACAAGCCCctgctcccttttcctctctcccctgttcttcttcccctccttccctctgcttccccGAGGGCTGATGTCGGTTTGGCCGCCATAAAGGACATGGAAACAATTAGCTCAAGCAGCTCTGCCAGGCCTGGCAGGAGCCCGGGATCTCAGCGCAGCCCAGCAAAAGCCTCTTCCAAAATCATGTTTCTAGGA containing:
- the TTC16 gene encoding LOW QUALITY PROTEIN: tetratricopeptide repeat protein 16 (The sequence of the model RefSeq protein was modified relative to this genomic sequence to represent the inferred CDS: deleted 1 base in 1 codon); amino-acid sequence: MLNFRKVLTLVPAWEQPCLALLALVLDLQGRCLLDQELYCEALEAFTRAAELQPHRRVFHQRSIVCLAALNKFPECLQMLNRDLEEDARNPDVTCSMPPSMNALGRYSRSGPQRALLPLLEAGDVLGSASTLPGQLALCHQDIRWALELQPQHGAAQALRWRLLRRGQEAKAKVVSKALCGNLRGALLKISFAIESDPSAAEFFTLRGALLRRLKDFSAARKDLARARELGARGAPEAQEAWWQLAVAYNDCAVHCYALSRFDEAVMLLGEALRDERREKGLYVNRGDCFLRLGELAYALADYQQVLELSLGDRVVRRRVAAALHEQGQQDSVARQYQQAEACFSAAIEHEPQKLLYYLCRARARLCLRRVESMKEDAALSLWLDSTDGKVPRCK
- the PTRH1 gene encoding peptidyl-tRNA hydrolase, coding for MAVLDRLARQLAVAEGWRADRQCCADVALATACSLELLLLKPRRFMNLNGLSVASAAEIYNLHPEDIYLVHDDLDKALGKVAIKLGGSARGHNGVRSCISALHSNEMTRLRVGIGRPEGEVTVSSYVLAPFSTEEQERLEQVLAQAATFLLEHIMRRRAPAGEPGNRG